GGAATGCTGCCCGCATCGGGAAGTGATGGAAAAATTCTAAAATCATCAAGATAGGTAATCGTTCGATAAGACTGTATCCCATTGTGATCGAAGGAGTCGATCATGGGAATTGAATCGGTACTGAGCAAACTTTCCGCACCACACCCATCGGTTACACCTCTTCCCACGTCCGGTGTAACCGCGAAACCCGCGCCACATAAGGCTGGCACACCGGTTACACCGCAAAACGGTAATGTCCAGGGACGGTGGGAAGACGAACCACCCGCCGACCGTGGCCGCCGTCGTCTAAGCATTCTCGCCAAGGA
This sequence is a window from Gammaproteobacteria bacterium. Protein-coding genes within it:
- a CDS encoding hypothetical protein (Evidence 5 : Unknown function) produces the protein MGIESVLSKLSAPHPSVTPLPTSGVTAKPAPHKAGTPVTPQNGNVQGRWEDEPPADRGRRRLSILAKESGHPIADLLDWYQHDLDDLGSDTEVNVRAIVGDYVTRHQEYRRSIKGGGYLPVTIG